In the bacterium genome, one interval contains:
- a CDS encoding phosphatase PAP2 family protein, which produces MLDWLVEIDSAVFVLLNSGIANPVFDFIMPIATNHWFLRGVFAVIVLGLLIFGKKQERIAAIACIVTVALADQLSAQLIKPLVGRIRPCHTIQPLHLLVNCSQGLSFPSSHAANSVAMAIYLSYQYPKTMWYLIGFAALVSFSRIAVGVHYPLDVLVGAIVGAFSGAIVILTQRWLSAKYPSLRRA; this is translated from the coding sequence ATGCTTGATTGGCTCGTCGAGATTGACTCTGCGGTTTTCGTTCTCCTGAACAGCGGCATCGCGAATCCGGTGTTTGATTTTATCATGCCAATCGCGACCAATCACTGGTTTCTTCGCGGCGTGTTTGCTGTAATAGTCTTGGGGCTCTTGATATTCGGGAAAAAGCAAGAACGTATCGCCGCGATTGCGTGTATCGTAACAGTCGCGCTTGCGGATCAACTTTCGGCACAGCTAATCAAACCGCTGGTGGGCCGCATTCGCCCCTGCCACACAATACAGCCGCTTCATTTGCTGGTCAACTGCTCGCAAGGATTGTCGTTTCCTTCGTCGCATGCAGCCAATTCGGTAGCAATGGCCATCTACTTGTCATATCAATATCCCAAGACGATGTGGTATCTGATTGGATTCGCAGCTTTGGTTAGCTTCTCGCGAATTGCTGTTGGAGTACATTATCCCCTTGATGTGTTGGTTGGTGCGATTGTCGGAGCGTTTAGTGGAGCGATCGTCATCCTGACTCAACGCTGGCTTTCGGCTAAATACCCGTCGCTTCGCCGGGCATAG
- a CDS encoding YigZ family protein: MIDSFFTIESKFSTEIKVERSRFIGTVVPTKSREHAESECELIRRQYYDATHNCFAYLVGLESKQEFRYSDDGEPSGTAGRPIHDAILSCNVTDVLVVVTRYFGGVKLGTGGLARAYRQSAEDVLKNSKVVERLIMQPFRIKFTHDLTSIVMKTLSDFELRTDETSYSDEVELLSSIRLSRFEEFVSSLRDRSHGKIVAEITGAAHA, translated from the coding sequence TTGATAGACTCATTCTTCACCATTGAATCCAAGTTCTCTACAGAGATCAAAGTCGAGCGTTCGCGATTTATCGGCACCGTCGTGCCCACAAAATCTCGCGAGCACGCAGAAAGCGAGTGTGAGTTGATTCGTCGGCAGTATTATGACGCTACTCACAACTGCTTTGCATATCTGGTCGGTTTGGAATCGAAACAGGAATTCCGCTACTCGGATGATGGCGAACCCAGCGGCACTGCGGGTCGACCGATTCATGATGCGATTCTATCCTGTAATGTAACTGACGTATTGGTTGTGGTAACACGCTACTTCGGCGGGGTCAAACTCGGCACTGGCGGATTGGCGAGAGCATACCGTCAATCAGCGGAAGATGTACTCAAGAATTCCAAGGTGGTCGAGAGGCTTATTATGCAGCCGTTCAGGATCAAGTTTACACACGACCTGACTTCCATCGTGATGAAAACTCTTTCCGACTTTGAGTTGAGGACAGACGAAACGAGTTACAGTGACGAGGTTGAATTACTAAGCTCCATTCGCCTATCGCGATTCGAGGAGTTCGTTTCGTCACTGCGAGACCGCTCTCACGGCAAGATTGTGGCGGAGATAACAGGGGCTGCTCATGCTTGA
- a CDS encoding DNA-protecting protein DprA has protein sequence MYPVNEALSWRITISYSELDVAVVALREYGGVGARTFQQLIQHFATPQGIFDSEPGEIAALPRMSPEKEEQIRASIHNAELIRDRLGDYANRGIRVTTICDPFFPESLLEQPDPPPLLYYRGNLDICRDNCVAIVGSHEASAEGIAESVRLGAAIGATGTVVVSGLARGIDSGAHIGVLKSDGKTIAVLGCGFDEIYPPENEPLAQNIIERGLLISEYPPEATVEPGKLLARNRIIVGMSKSVIVVEITSGTGGTVSAMAETVGQGKSLFTCFNPNLEGAASNKVGAVELKNPDDWKMVLRYMV, from the coding sequence ATGTATCCGGTCAACGAAGCGTTATCATGGAGGATTACCATCAGCTATTCCGAACTCGATGTGGCGGTCGTGGCATTGCGAGAATATGGCGGTGTCGGCGCGCGAACATTTCAGCAGTTGATACAGCATTTCGCCACTCCACAAGGTATTTTTGATTCCGAGCCGGGAGAGATTGCCGCTTTACCGCGAATGAGCCCGGAAAAAGAGGAGCAGATTCGTGCCAGCATTCACAATGCCGAATTGATTCGCGACCGTCTCGGAGACTATGCGAATCGGGGAATAAGAGTAACGACGATTTGCGACCCGTTTTTTCCAGAGTCGCTGCTTGAGCAACCTGACCCGCCGCCACTGTTGTACTACCGTGGCAATCTTGACATATGCCGCGACAATTGTGTAGCAATAGTTGGCTCGCATGAAGCCTCAGCAGAGGGGATTGCCGAGAGCGTGCGTCTCGGAGCCGCAATTGGCGCCACGGGAACAGTTGTCGTCTCGGGGTTGGCGCGCGGAATCGACAGCGGAGCGCATATCGGCGTACTAAAGTCCGACGGAAAGACAATAGCCGTTTTGGGATGCGGATTCGATGAGATCTACCCGCCTGAAAACGAACCACTGGCACAGAATATTATCGAGCGTGGGTTGCTGATATCAGAGTATCCGCCAGAAGCGACAGTTGAACCGGGGAAACTTCTGGCACGAAATCGAATCATCGTGGGAATGTCGAAGTCGGTAATTGTTGTAGAGATCACCTCAGGTACCGGCGGAACGGTAAGCGCCATGGCCGAGACCGTGGGACAAGGCAAGTCGCTATTTACCTGCTTCAATCCAAATCTGGAGGGCGCGGCTTCCAACAAGGTTGGCGCAGTCGAACTAAAGAATCCTGATGACTGGAAAATGGTCCTGCGTTACATGGTGTAG